A portion of the Tenacibaculum todarodis genome contains these proteins:
- a CDS encoding 16S rRNA (uracil(1498)-N(3))-methyltransferase, with the protein MQLFYNSDINEATQQLTFSKEESRHIVRVLRKKERDILHITNGKGFLFSAEISIASDKKCIATIVNTETKSKPWNYYLHIAIAPTKNNDRLEWFLEKATEIGIDEITPIICQNSERRVVKLERLEKIVQSAMKQSLKFTLPKLNEPIKFNDFINQNSDETMCIAHCEEGEKKLLKDTVKPSEKTIILIGPEGDFSSEEIKRSLEKKLQPISLGESRLRTETAGLVAVQTISLINQ; encoded by the coding sequence ATGCAACTTTTTTATAATTCAGACATAAATGAGGCAACTCAACAATTAACCTTCTCTAAAGAAGAAAGCAGACACATTGTTAGAGTTTTAAGAAAAAAAGAACGTGATATTTTACATATTACAAACGGAAAAGGTTTTTTATTTTCTGCTGAAATTAGCATTGCTAGTGACAAAAAATGCATTGCTACTATTGTAAATACTGAAACTAAGTCAAAACCATGGAACTACTACTTACACATTGCCATTGCACCAACTAAAAACAACGACCGTCTAGAATGGTTTTTAGAAAAAGCTACTGAAATTGGTATCGATGAAATAACGCCAATTATTTGTCAAAACTCAGAAAGAAGAGTTGTTAAATTAGAACGATTAGAAAAAATTGTACAATCTGCTATGAAACAATCGTTAAAATTCACTTTACCCAAACTAAATGAACCTATTAAATTTAACGATTTTATCAATCAAAATTCTGATGAAACAATGTGTATTGCTCATTGTGAAGAAGGAGAGAAAAAATTATTAAAAGACACCGTAAAACCTTCAGAAAAAACTATAATTCTCATTGGACCTGAAGGAGATTTTTCTTCAGAAGAAATAAAAAGGTCTTTAGAAAAAAAACTACAACCTATTTCACTGGGAGAAAGCCGATTACGAACAGAAACTGCTGGCTTAGTTGCTGTTCAAACAATTTCTTTAATAAACCAATAA
- a CDS encoding GTP cyclohydrolase yields MITLKEITTRKEMKQFVTFPFSLYKDNKYWVPPIIKDEIANFDKTKNPVFENADARFFIAIKNKKIVGRVVAIINNYEIEQQGIKKMRFGWFDVIDDIEVSKILLEKVKEIGHQNNLKFVEGPIGFNNLDKTGVLTEGFDHIGTMITWYNHPYYKDHLEKLGFIKEKEYLENKFKFNNVDGVYFNRISNIIKKRYELTALDFTKTKDIMPYVDEMFEVFSAAYSKLSTFVPISDSQIAFFKKKYISFINPEYIKFVVDRNNKLVAFAIVMPSFSEALQKAKGKLFPFGLFHLLRARKKAKDVTFYLIGVHPEYQNKGVHAIIFDQYTKTFAPLGIENCIRTPELKDNEAIHKLWKDFNPETHKRRRTYRLNL; encoded by the coding sequence ATGATAACCTTAAAAGAAATAACTACAAGAAAGGAAATGAAACAATTTGTTACGTTTCCTTTTTCACTATATAAAGATAATAAATATTGGGTTCCACCAATAATAAAAGACGAAATAGCAAACTTTGACAAAACTAAAAATCCTGTATTTGAAAATGCAGATGCTCGTTTTTTTATTGCTATAAAAAACAAAAAAATAGTTGGTAGAGTTGTTGCAATTATCAATAACTACGAAATTGAACAACAAGGCATTAAAAAAATGCGTTTCGGTTGGTTTGATGTTATTGATGACATTGAAGTTTCAAAAATTTTATTAGAAAAAGTAAAAGAAATTGGCCATCAAAACAATTTAAAATTTGTTGAAGGTCCAATTGGCTTCAATAACTTAGATAAAACTGGTGTTTTAACTGAAGGTTTTGATCATATTGGCACAATGATTACTTGGTACAACCATCCATATTATAAAGATCATTTAGAAAAACTTGGCTTTATAAAAGAGAAAGAATATCTAGAGAATAAGTTTAAATTTAATAATGTTGATGGCGTTTATTTTAACCGAATTAGCAACATTATTAAAAAAAGATATGAGTTAACGGCATTAGATTTCACTAAGACAAAAGACATTATGCCTTATGTAGATGAAATGTTTGAAGTCTTTAGCGCCGCTTACTCTAAACTATCAACTTTTGTCCCAATATCAGATTCTCAAATTGCATTTTTCAAAAAGAAATACATCAGTTTTATAAACCCTGAGTATATTAAATTTGTTGTAGACAGAAATAATAAACTAGTTGCTTTTGCCATTGTAATGCCTTCGTTTTCTGAAGCGCTACAAAAAGCAAAAGGCAAATTATTTCCTTTTGGCCTTTTTCATTTATTAAGAGCAAGAAAAAAAGCTAAAGACGTAACTTTTTACTTAATTGGTGTGCATCCAGAATATCAAAACAAAGGTGTACATGCAATTATTTTTGACCAATACACTAAAACATTTGCTCCTTTAGGAATTGAAAACTGTATTAGAACTCCAGAATTAAAAGACAATGAAGCTATTCATAAATTATGGAAAGATTTTAATCCAGAAACACACAAAAGACGTAGAACCTATAGATTAAATTTATAA
- a CDS encoding transporter: MVKKGWLLLIICFSLTIQAQYTEVINSNRPGFSESPYSVGTGVYQLESTLFYRKADPVPLFSNPEAMGVNLLFRTSFFLDKLELNVNTTFEKDKIAFKNVFESSYNETGISQLTLGAKYLVYQPTYADKSKEIRSWKKRMAFDWKRVIPAVAVYAGANFGSVLTDYHNRGGITPKAGVLLQNQFSHKFNLVTNFYYDYIGSDLPEFSHIVTATYNFDDYWSGFVEHQALYNDVESKSNLGVGAAYLFSKNLQFNASARGTFQENVTGFYGSLGVSYRIDRHQDGFIEIDEFGNEIKRDNTTEFGAKKGFFGRLFNGFGLFSKKNKTTTSSKTDGTRDRPTRQRKKAVTKKEKKGGFFSNLFGKKKKKDETEEEKLEREVKELEKQIKKDEKKAKKEARKNKKKNG; encoded by the coding sequence ATGGTAAAAAAAGGTTGGTTATTATTAATTATTTGTTTTTCGTTAACAATTCAGGCACAATACACTGAAGTTATAAACTCTAACAGACCAGGATTTTCTGAAAGTCCTTATAGTGTTGGAACAGGTGTTTACCAATTAGAATCGACATTATTTTACCGAAAAGCAGATCCAGTTCCTTTGTTTAGTAATCCAGAAGCAATGGGTGTAAATTTACTTTTTAGAACAAGCTTTTTTTTAGATAAACTAGAGCTAAATGTAAATACAACTTTCGAAAAAGATAAAATTGCTTTCAAAAATGTTTTTGAATCTTCTTATAATGAAACAGGTATAAGTCAGCTAACATTGGGCGCTAAATATCTTGTTTATCAACCTACTTATGCCGATAAATCTAAAGAAATTAGAAGCTGGAAAAAGCGTATGGCTTTTGATTGGAAAAGAGTAATTCCTGCTGTAGCAGTGTATGCTGGAGCAAATTTTGGAAGCGTATTAACAGATTATCATAACCGTGGTGGAATAACACCAAAAGCCGGAGTTTTATTACAAAATCAATTTTCTCATAAATTTAATTTAGTAACTAATTTTTATTACGATTACATTGGAAGTGATTTACCAGAGTTTTCTCATATTGTAACAGCAACCTACAATTTTGACGATTATTGGTCTGGTTTTGTTGAACATCAGGCATTGTATAACGATGTAGAAAGCAAAAGTAATTTAGGTGTTGGAGCGGCATATTTATTCAGTAAAAATTTACAATTTAACGCATCAGCAAGAGGAACTTTTCAAGAAAATGTTACTGGTTTTTATGGTAGTTTAGGGGTTTCTTATCGAATTGACAGACATCAAGATGGTTTTATTGAAATTGATGAATTTGGAAATGAAATTAAAAGAGATAACACTACTGAGTTTGGTGCTAAAAAAGGATTCTTTGGCCGTTTATTTAATGGTTTTGGTTTATTTTCTAAGAAAAATAAAACGACAACAAGTTCTAAAACTGATGGAACAAGAGATAGACCTACAAGACAACGTAAAAAAGCTGTAACAAAAAAAGAGAAAAAAGGCGGATTTTTCTCAAACTTATTTGGAAAGAAAAAGAAAAAAGATGAAACCGAAGAAGAAAAGCTAGAAAGAGAAGTAAAAGAACTCGAAAAACAAATTAAGAAAGACGAGAAAAAAGCTAAAAAAGAAGCCAGAAAAAATAAAAAGAAAAACGGTTAA
- a CDS encoding DUF4834 family protein, whose amino-acid sequence MKTLFIILLIYIAFKYLARLFAPFLMKKMAEKMQQKAEQQFGGKKTQPIVKEGETIIDKNPQKNQQSSNDVGEYVDFEEVD is encoded by the coding sequence TTGAAAACACTATTTATAATACTACTTATTTACATTGCATTTAAATATTTAGCCAGATTATTTGCACCATTTTTAATGAAGAAAATGGCAGAGAAAATGCAACAAAAAGCAGAACAACAATTCGGAGGTAAGAAAACACAACCAATTGTAAAAGAAGGAGAAACAATAATTGATAAAAATCCACAGAAAAATCAACAAAGCAGTAATGATGTTGGTGAGTATGTTGATTTTGAGGAAGTTGATTAA
- a CDS encoding YfhO family protein, with product MDFKKLVPYFIAVTVFVIASLIYFNPVLSGKKIKQSDITQFSGMAKEIKDYRLKHNDKEPYWTGSAFSGMPAYQVSTYFPNDFIRSIDKLLRFLPRPADYVFLYFFGFFLLLTALKVEWKLAILGALSFGFSTYLIIIFGAGHNAKAHAIAYIPAVIAGVLYVFQKRYLLGFVIVGLAMALEIYANHPQMTYYMGFCLLILGVVEFVEAIKKKAIKTFAKQAAIIVAAMCLGISVNATRLLSMKEYADYSTRGKSELTINPDGSKKEASKGLDKAYITEYSYGIAETFNLMIPRFMGGGTIEELGESSEFYQTLKAKAGTKTARDYSEQVFTYWGNQPIVEAPAYIGAIIFFLFFLGIFLVRGKLKYWLVAATIFSILLSWGKNFAGITNFFIDYIPLYNKFRAVSSIQVIAELCVPLLGVLALRNFFSSEISSEEKGSALKKALYVGGGIALFFMLFGSSLFAFEGLRDSQYAELPELIDALISDRKSMLFNDSLRSLVLIVLSAGLLWFFLKNKIKQLPVILVLGALILFDLVSVDINYVNKDDFTAARKVLKPFTASEADKQILEDKTHYRVANFTVNPLNDGRTSYFHQSIGGYHAAKMGRYQELFDYQIAKNNMEVLNMLNTKYFIVGADQVQFNPDVNGNAWFVQNLKIVNSTNEEMQALDSLQTKNQAVIKGDLVGKSFFEKDSTATISLIKYDVNTLTYESKASQEQFAVFSEIYYKNGWNAYVDGKLTPHYQVNYVLRGMVVPAGNHTIEFKFEPTVIKTGNTISLISYALLLLVPIGWFFFEKRKQ from the coding sequence ATGGATTTTAAAAAACTAGTACCTTATTTTATAGCTGTTACAGTTTTTGTAATTGCTTCTTTAATTTATTTTAACCCAGTTTTAAGCGGAAAAAAAATTAAACAGAGCGACATTACACAGTTCTCTGGAATGGCAAAAGAAATAAAAGATTACAGGTTAAAGCACAATGATAAAGAACCTTATTGGACAGGAAGTGCTTTTAGCGGAATGCCAGCATATCAGGTAAGTACTTACTTTCCTAATGATTTTATACGATCAATAGATAAACTATTACGCTTTTTACCAAGACCAGCAGATTATGTTTTTCTATATTTCTTCGGATTTTTTCTACTATTAACAGCTTTAAAAGTTGAATGGAAATTGGCAATTCTAGGAGCATTGTCCTTTGGATTTTCAACTTATTTAATTATAATTTTTGGAGCTGGACATAATGCTAAGGCGCATGCAATAGCTTATATACCAGCTGTAATTGCAGGTGTTTTATATGTTTTTCAAAAAAGATATTTACTCGGATTTGTAATTGTTGGTTTAGCAATGGCGCTAGAAATTTATGCAAATCACCCACAAATGACCTATTATATGGGGTTTTGTTTGTTGATTTTAGGTGTTGTGGAGTTTGTTGAAGCAATAAAGAAAAAAGCGATAAAAACTTTTGCCAAACAAGCTGCAATAATTGTTGCCGCAATGTGTTTAGGAATTAGCGTAAATGCAACCCGTTTGCTTTCTATGAAAGAATATGCAGATTATAGTACTCGTGGAAAATCCGAGTTAACAATAAACCCAGATGGAAGTAAAAAAGAAGCATCCAAAGGTTTAGATAAAGCTTATATTACTGAATACAGCTACGGAATTGCAGAAACATTTAATTTAATGATTCCTCGTTTTATGGGAGGAGGAACTATTGAAGAATTAGGAGAAAGTTCTGAGTTTTATCAAACATTAAAAGCAAAAGCAGGAACAAAAACAGCTAGAGATTATTCCGAACAAGTTTTTACGTATTGGGGAAATCAACCAATAGTAGAAGCGCCAGCTTATATTGGAGCTATAATTTTCTTCTTATTTTTTCTCGGAATTTTTCTAGTTCGCGGAAAATTAAAATACTGGTTAGTAGCAGCAACTATTTTTTCGATTCTATTAAGTTGGGGGAAGAATTTTGCTGGAATCACTAACTTTTTTATTGATTATATCCCTCTTTATAACAAGTTTAGAGCGGTTTCATCCATACAAGTAATTGCAGAATTATGTGTTCCTTTATTAGGAGTTTTAGCACTTAGAAACTTTTTCTCATCAGAAATTTCTTCAGAAGAAAAGGGAAGTGCGCTTAAAAAAGCATTATATGTTGGAGGTGGAATTGCATTGTTTTTTATGCTCTTTGGGTCAAGTTTGTTTGCTTTTGAAGGTTTAAGAGATTCACAATATGCAGAATTACCAGAATTGATTGATGCTTTAATTTCTGATAGAAAATCAATGTTATTTAATGACAGCTTACGTTCATTAGTTTTAATTGTTTTATCAGCAGGATTGCTATGGTTTTTCTTAAAAAACAAAATAAAGCAGTTGCCAGTAATATTGGTTTTGGGCGCTTTAATTTTATTTGATTTAGTTTCGGTTGATATAAATTATGTAAATAAAGACGATTTTACTGCAGCAAGAAAAGTTTTAAAACCATTTACAGCGTCAGAAGCAGACAAGCAGATTTTAGAAGATAAAACACATTATAGAGTTGCTAATTTTACAGTAAATCCATTAAACGACGGTAGAACATCGTATTTCCATCAATCAATTGGTGGTTATCATGCTGCAAAAATGGGACGTTATCAAGAGTTGTTTGATTATCAAATAGCCAAAAATAACATGGAAGTATTAAATATGTTAAATACTAAATACTTTATTGTTGGCGCAGATCAAGTGCAATTTAATCCAGATGTAAATGGAAATGCATGGTTTGTTCAGAATTTAAAAATTGTAAACTCTACTAATGAAGAAATGCAAGCGTTGGATAGTTTACAAACGAAAAACCAAGCTGTAATTAAAGGTGATTTGGTTGGGAAATCATTTTTTGAAAAAGATTCAACCGCAACTATAAGCTTAATAAAATATGATGTTAATACCTTAACGTATGAATCGAAAGCAAGCCAAGAACAGTTTGCGGTTTTTTCAGAAATCTATTATAAAAATGGTTGGAATGCCTATGTTGATGGGAAATTAACGCCACATTATCAAGTTAATTATGTGCTTCGTGGAATGGTTGTTCCAGCAGGAAATCATACCATAGAATTTAAGTTTGAACCTACTGTTATTAAAACAGGAAATACCATTTCTTTAATTTCGTACGCGTTGTTATTATTAGTTCCAATTGGTTGGTTTTTCTTTGAAAAAAGAAAGCAATAA